The window GTATGTCCTTTACtgaaattaatttagtttttcgCAATTTCTTCCTATGATCAGTTTTCAGATTAACATATATCCCGAGCAAATGGGTTTGTTTGCAGCTATAATCTTCGATCAATATCATCCTCTGCTACATCTGTCATTAAGGTGAGGCCCTATTAATTGTGACACACATCTTTTtctttatcattaaaaaaatctgaagcATTCTAATATCTGCGTTAGTTAAAAGATTAAGGCAGTATTTGATAACACAATTGATTATTTAAGTGCTAATTTAAATTAAGttcatttgttaaaattatttaaaagcaCTTAATTATTTCGATTTAGCTCAAATTAAGCTAAAATAAATGTAacttaatttgttaatatattagtAACTTATCTCGTTCAAATAAGGGTCAAATAGTCTTTGAATACTTTTTAACATTTGTTCTGAATCTACTTATATACGTAccaaatacttaaaatttatatattttcgttTGGTTATTCAACAATTATTTGTTCCAAGACTTTTTTGTTGAGaaaattatttgtgtttgaCTTAACTCTTTCAACATTAAAACGCACCCTAAGTTCATTCTGTTGAGATAAGATTCATATCCACTGGCATAGCTTGGTTTAGTAATATGTTATGTCTCgatataaataaaacacataCTATCTTCATtttagcttcaagcaactttGAATCTCATATATTGAAATATGTAGTCTCTGTGATTAAACAATTGttttgattgatgttcttgaatCTTGACTATAtagtatgtatttttttttgttttccttcAGAAAAGgaaaaatctttatattaataattaaagatttaCAGAGTTTTTAATGAGATGGTGAACGTGCTCAGTTCTCAATTTTAGAAGCAAAAATATACATCTCATCagttaaatacaaaaatatcagATTTAACTACATTGCTAACTACATAAATTGTCTGGATAGGTTTTGCTGGGTGAATCTGCTAAATGTGAAATGAAGGATATTAAACCTTCCAAATCAGGATTGCTTACAGTTATGGAAGTCCTGGCAATTCAAAGTAATTTCTGGCCTTCCTTGAAATGGAACTATTCAATGCTGCAGTTGCAGTGGAGGAATACTGTTTCTCAAATCAAACGTGAGTATCCTTTTCTTTTTGGCGTtcttctcttatattttttcCCATTAATAGGAGAATCCTCAAGTGCCTAATGTAAAATGGTTCAAATGCTGTAGTTTTTGAGGTATAGGTCATATGACCTGATTTTCATTTTAAGGTAAAACATAACATGATATTTACTTAAACCTTAAAAGGTTGATATCTTAAGTTCAATTCTGGGCTAGCCTTCTTTCAGGAAAAAAACTGGTCTAAAAAGGTTGAAAACAATTTTGAAcgacaaatttaattttgaaactttGGGGTCTTTAACCTTTTCAAATGTGGTTAATGGTATcagtaataatatataagttgtaattttataatttgaagaaACTGCAGGTAAAAAGTGTAGAAAAGGAGGACTGAAAGGAGGGACACCAATATGGTGGAAGGTGGGCAGGAAATGGTGGCTGTATCAAGTGTTATCAGGTCAAATTAGTTCAAAATTAAAGAGGTTTAAGCACTGATTTTAACAGTTGAGGAGGTTGTGTAAATTTCTGATTAAAATCCAACtagtttttgtgtttttttctcaTCCAGTTTTTGCTTACTCATAGCAGAGCTAATTATAACTTGTGCTGGATCTACATTTGCTCTAAAATTAGAAAGAAGAATGGTTTTTGGACTGATGAGAAATCAGATTATACCTTTTCATTCCTATCATGACTATCTATTTATATGTAACTTACTCTACACATTTTATCACTACTTTTACTTGATACACAACTACCCACCTTAATGcaaattgaaacaaaattatGATGCAGAATATCGAATTTCTTAATCCCATTTGAAATATGTTGATACATTAACTTTTGACattgatttataaatttgtgaacatgtttattaaaaaaacaaagttgACATCTTTACATTCAATGAAAATACAAAATCATGCCTAAGGTTGGTCCAACTTGAATGAAACCCAATATTTGAATGCTGTCCTTTATTTTAAGAACCAGCACATTTAGAGAGATTTGCTTAAGCATAATCTTGAGACAGAAGCTATGCaagaaaatgtaaacattttttcatagtacaaaaagggaaaagaagaaaaaaatatattgagacAATGATTATCATTAAGAACAAGACAAGCTACAAATACACAAGAGTTCTCAATCACCTCTACTTAGGAGAGCACTGTCTTCATTCATTCTCTATCGTTCGCCAATAatctgaagaaaataaaatccaaTAAGTCGTCGAAACTGTTAAAATGatagaaataatataaacacTAACCAGGCTTGAATCTCTCATTCAAAGTTTCGGGGATTGAATTTCAGGACAAGATACTAGATAATGTTTGGTCTCCTTCATCGATTTATGTCgctaaaatgatatattatcaGGAAGCTTCAACATTTAGAAGAGCTGCCCTCTGCGGGTTCAAAACTAGAAGCTGCTGTACATCCTCGGGTATAACATTGAAAACTGCCAACAAATCACTCTTGAATTTCTCGCAAGTCTTTCCCAACTGTTCcaacaaaagaagtaacaacATTATTCATTCAAAGTTTCAAACCTGATGAACTCTCTCCAATAGCATGAAGAATCTATACTCACAATAGTTTCTTCAAGAATAAATCTCTCGATAGCATTGAATAAATCAACAACCTCCAATTCCGACATCCTAGACATAACCAATGTTATATCAGACACCATTCTAGCTTGTCTCCACAATCTAAGCTGTTCTTTCTCagcaacagcacgccttctcgaaaaCCATGGCATAAAATTCTGCCCATTCAAAAACCGCCTGCACACAGAATCATAATCTCAATATAAATGATGGAAAACGAAAAAACCCATTTAAAGAATTTCATTACCGATATAATTCCAGCCAATTTGATCTCATTCTCTTCGAAAGAAACTTCCCGGGCCCTCTAGCAGACAAACTAGCGACAAATTCATCAACTTTAAACGGAGGCAAAGGAGGCGGATCAACAAAAGGAGAAGATCCTGCAGAAGGGGTAGTGGCTCTAAAATAGGGACCAAAAGGTGCCAAAAAGTTGGTTGTGAGCTCTAAGAAGTGTCGTCTCAATATCTCATTATTCACAACTGACATAGATTCCTCAACTCTAGGAGATAAACCCGCATCGATAAGCCTGTTCAAGATCGAAGTATCTGGTTTCGTCGTCGCATTATAACTGCTCCATATAGCTTCCCTATGTTCTGTCATCAAACAGAGCGGACCATCCCTCCTCATTTTCACAGCATTCAAAAAACCAGCCGGAGAGAATCTCTTGAGAGGCACGTTCGAAACAGAGACTCGGCTAGAATTCATCGAAGGATTTCCAACCGATAGAACATGAGGAATGTGCTTGAGAGActtcaagaagaagagattcgTCACTCCCAAAACCATCGAAGGGAAACTATCCCCTTCTCGAAGTGAATTCAAACGTTTAAACTCCGGGTCATGGATAGTAAAGTAAGGACGAAAATCAACACTGCATAGAAGAGGCGCAACCAAACTGACTAGACTCGTGACAGCTTCACAACACTGTGGAGCTGTTGGGGAAATGACTAAAATAGGTTCTCCGATAAGAACTAACTCCCACAACATCCATAACTGTAACAAAACGCCTCTGAAAATGGCGAATATATCTGAATCATGAAAGAGACCTTGAGGAACTGACTGGTTATTGGGGAGAAATGGTGCCATGGCTGAATTTGACTCTTCAAAGATGTTAATACCATCTTCATCTAAGGGTAAGGAATGGGAAGGTGGTAAATTAACCTTCAGTGAAGCATTTCCAATAGGGAGTTCCATTAGTTTACCAGGAACTGGATTTGGCCATTTTGATATACAAGCTGCAATATGCTCAAGAGATTTCTTACCAATATCAAAATACAAAGGACCCATAATTTGAAGCAATGGTTTGAATACACTAGAATAAGGGCTATAAGATAATATCACAACGGATTTCTGTTCACCTCCTCTCCTAAGCTTTTCATCATGTCTCTGTctattgaaaacaaatccatACAAGAATCTTCTACCACTATTATATCTAACTGACCTTTGAGGTGAAGGTTTATCTTCTTCGTCTAGTTCAGTAATCTCAGATGAAGGAAGCTTTAACTGGTGCTGAGCGACTCCACGCCGTCTGAAACGGAAGAAGAAGATGCAGTCATGAATGCTCGAACGATTATGGTGTTGGGAAACGGAATCTGGGAAGGAGCTGAATGCGACTTCGATCTCTTCTTCTTGGCTGAGACACCCAGATGGGTAACAGTCTTCGATAAGCTGACCTTGCTCGAGATCGAATCGAATAATACAGAAGGCAGCTACCCATTTTTGTAGCGATTCTGGATCAATTGTCGAACTGGGTAACTCTGACTTCATTGAAAACGATGGAGATCgactcattttttttctttttcagtgAATCCAATGACCCATTTCGGCGAAATTATTGGGGGgtaaaacaaaaacaagaagaagaagaaatcatGGAATTGAGGTTCGCATAAGTGGATTGATAAACTGGAAAAAAGCTTGAGGATTCAAGATGGGTAAGTGTGGGTTTGGGCGTTAGAGATGTGATTACGTTTTTCTCTCTAAATCAATCAAAAGTTCGAAGCTTTTTGACAGATACAGGTGATATCCAGAAAACTTTTTTGATGAAATTAATGGCGTTTtctgaaaaaaaacaaaatcaaatttcttaATAATGATTGTACAATTCTTAAAACATGAGGGTGAATTTGCAAAAGAGATTATTTTGCatataaatattacaaaaacattattatttttttaataaacaacaTGACCCAATTTGGAAATGCCACATGGTTTgggaaacaaaaaattattattttttttaatcttatttgatATTGATTGCTATCAATACTCTGACCCTCCTCTAACTgtattaaaagttaaaagttGTATAGTTACtctatttataaatgattttaaataaataaaattgaaataattaaaatcaagattaaaacataattaaataattaattagattatttattataataattaatatctaattaattaaaataatgataaaaaaacaaaataaataaaataatttgagataaatattgtattattttatctcaaataaattttaagaagtcaaggagaattaaaataaataatttagataaatgttatattcattttatcccaaataaattatttattaaactcaaaaaatatgcaataaaataaaataaatgagcaaaataaatgtcatatttattaaaaatattttgtaggttaaaaattgaacaaaagtgtttgaaaaaatgTCTGAATATGCTGCACCTGAAATCATAAGAGATCGGTGCAGCAGACCTTGTAGCCATCGGATGAGCGCTGAATTGTCATCCAACGCCCATCATTCAGTCGCATAGCTCGTTGTAACGAAAGCGGGATGCTTCCACACAACATGGGATCAGCAGACGGACGCTTCCAACAACGTCAACCTAGACATGCGCGGATCATCCATCGCCAACAGAGCGCTAACGAAACACTCAACATCCGTGCTTAAGCTCGAAACGACAATGTTTTGGCCCATTCCCAATGCTCAAACGTGAAAGACAAAAATGAAGTCGTTCTTGTATAGTTTGTTTTCTTCCTCACGATGACGAACTCGATAAGAACagttccatctttgatttttcaaagatggatcTTTGTCTTTTCTCTACCATTTGACTTCGCTCAATAGGTGAAATTATCACTCTACtacggtgatcatttcacctacaCCCTGAGGCAACATCATTGCCTATACGAACAACTGACCGAAGATCAAACAAAAGACCATTGCTAATCTTTTGGCTAAATCAAAGCCACTTGGTCGATCAACCGACCTTTAGAGGTTATAAATAGTCTCCTCTAGGCAAACCGAAGGCAAATGATCCACCCTCAAGCCCTCAATCAATCCCGAACAAAAATCTGCCATTGAAGATCTTacgtttttttttgaaattttgaaaatttcgtGTAAGTCTGTAAAGCTCGGATCCAGGTATTCAAGAAGCTTCTAAAAGAGGTCAGGAGTGTTTTCTAACTCACAATAAGCTTCAATCTCCatgtttaaatgaatttttttatatttcagttcgACTAGTTTCATATACTTTTTGATTATCTAATTTCTTAATTGAAAAACGATCATATGATCATTTGTAAGATTTCTACCGAAACAAAACAGAACCAATCTACCTAAATCAGaaatacccaaatttgattttgaatgtttttcaaaatcgggtttatgttcttgagttattACTCAATAACAACAACCCACAAGCCTTTCTAATATGTTTATAAGAATGTTATGAACATATTCAAGCCAATTCCAAGTCATCCCGGtcattttgataaaaaactaaaaaaattataaaaaatataaaatttcagtTCTAGAATTGGTTAAAACGAACAgtcaatattcatttttagttttattcaatCATATGAAGCATAAGAAAGCTATTGGAAAGCTCCTTACGCTTCACCAAACTTTAAAActcaaaaacacatttttttttatcaaatctaCTTGAGTTAAGTGGGACATCATCCCGATTGAATGATGCATCAGgttgatgttataaatgatccaTAGGACAAGATGATGCTTCCCATGCCATTGGATTAAAGGATCAAAACACAGTCGAAATCTTGGTGATCGACCGAGGCTTTGACATGGGTTCAATTTCCGACTAAGGAAACTTAGCCCAAGATTAGTCCATGACTGAGAAAATCGAATCCTCCCTTTCACTCAACCGAGTAAACTTAGCTCAGGTTAGCCCAGGACCGAGAAACTTCtcgcacctcgaccgagggatctcgcacccgaccgagaatgCTTAGCTCAGGATCGAGAGCCTCCTACACCCGACCGAGAATATCTTACATCTGACCGAGAACCTCATGCATCCGACCGAGAGCCTTCCGCAACTCGACCGAGAGCCTCCCACATATGACCGAGATCCTTTCGCACCCGATCGAGAGCTCCCGCACCTTGATTGAGGGATCTCAACCTAGGATAGAAGGTTTTAGCCTAGGAACGAGAGAAATAACACCATAGACCGAAGGGACCGGTCCTAGGGCCTGTTtggttgaaaatttaaattttcaatattatgttttttaatttttgaactttaaaacattttcaaaaaatctaaaaaaatagaaaacaatttaaaaatatttttataaatatttttataaggtcttgtttgagatttatttttagatcCTAATGccttaaaactatatttttatgtaCTTTCCTCATCAATCGACGACATCCATCTTAGGtgccaacatttaaatattattttacaattttaaatgcaagaaaaacaTGTGCATGTCTATGATCTgaagaataattgattaaataaaaacataataaaacaaaattttcaaaagccaagattttataaagtagagagaCTGTTTTTAACGGGTACGGAGGCTATAACCCGAAACCCTTTCTTTATTATCACCAAACATCGAACTTAAAAAAACTCTAGTCAAATATATGTTTGTGAACgtataaattttattgattttgaaaataaattaaagacacatttatcaaatgaataatcttttaaataaattatttttaattaatttaaaatacatatttctttagtcaaattataatttgataattttaaatctaaaagattatttaaaatttataaaaaaaataattattgttataattaatttcaaaatgcagagacatatttatataaatattttaaaataatattttatttaaaaaaagttctCGACGCGCAAATCGAGAttgaaatttctcgaacctcgagctttttCTGAGATAAGGGTTTTCCGGGGTTGcatggttatttaaataactcaaaccactcaaacatcatttcacCATCTCTCATCCATcaaatcactcaattcattaaccaaaatactatatattttgaattattatttattaatatatattaacattttaaggTTTTTTACCAAAAAGATTTCAACATTCTCAAAATTCTcgttcattatttttttttctctaaaatcttaagtttgaatatttatgttataagctcaataaaaacaaatcactaaaataattgaaaaaaaagcaTCAAATGAACACACTAATACAATAGCATCAAGCATGAGAcacaaactatttttattttattttttttatttggtttgaattGAGGAGAATTATCGTGACGAAATTATGACGCTCACTTCCATTCAAAATGATTCTGTAAgaactaaaaatctacacaccaatttataaaaataaaataattattttagtttatttttgaataaataaaatcaaaataattaatcttaagaccaaaacccaattaaaatcattaattagactaattattgtgataattaaaacttaattaattaagaaaatggtaaaaataaaaaatataattatttgggataaatgttgtactcattttatcttaaaataattttaataaaaaccaagaaattaaaacaaataatttaggatgaaatgaggtacccatttcatcccttacttatttatttaaccctaaaaatatgtaagaaaataaaaattggtaaaatattttccatatttattttaatattttgtgtatttaaaaagatcaaaattaaagtcaaaagggtgatataaaaatcaacttcaaacaaaaccttaaagttttaaaataaaaataaaatagtaatggGTGTAGCCAAAATCTGGAAGGAATCCTACAGTCGGAACTACGCCCGTTGGATCAACGCTGGATTCTCATTTAGTGTCCTTGGCGCGCCCGCATAACCTGTTGTAGCGGAAGAAATGCACGCCTGCGTCGCACCTAATTGGCTAACGCCCATTAACTAGATCGCTAACGGAACACCCAGATACAACGACGCCTTGACGGATCGCTGATGGATCGCCAAACGCGCGCAAAACGGTGCTGTATTGGCCTCCGATCGTCTTCCTTATCGTGATGCTGGGTAGATAAGGATGCAATCCAATCCTTTGATTTTCCTAATTTAGAACTTCCTCCACAGTCAACCAAAACGGCtgattcaaaaggtgaaatgatcaccctaaatCATCCATATTCCGACTAGTTGactcaagaacaacaaaaatatcattaatagTTTTTGGCTAATTTGATCCACTTTGATGGATCAACCGACTCCAGACAGCTATAAAT is drawn from Impatiens glandulifera chromosome 3, dImpGla2.1, whole genome shotgun sequence and contains these coding sequences:
- the LOC124931126 gene encoding protein DENND6A, producing MSRSPSFSMKSELPSSTIDPESLQKWVAAFCIIRFDLEQGQLIEDCYPSGCLSQEEEIEVAFSSFPDSVSQHHNRSSIHDCIFFFRFRRRGVAQHQLKLPSSEITELDEEDKPSPQRSVRYNSGRRFLYGFVFNRQRHDEKLRRGGEQKSVVILSYSPYSSVFKPLLQIMGPLYFDIGKKSLEHIAACISKWPNPVPGKLMELPIGNASLKVNLPPSHSLPLDEDGINIFEESNSAMAPFLPNNQSVPQGLFHDSDIFAIFRGVLLQLWMLWELVLIGEPILVISPTAPQCCEAVTSLVSLVAPLLCSVDFRPYFTIHDPEFKRLNSLREGDSFPSMVLGVTNLFFLKSLKHIPHVLSVGNPSMNSSRVSVSNVPLKRFSPAGFLNAVKMRRDGPLCLMTEHREAIWSSYNATTKPDTSILNRLIDAGLSPRVEESMSVVNNEILRRHFLELTTNFLAPFGPYFRATTPSAGSSPFVDPPPLPPFKVDEFVASLSARGPGKFLSKRMRSNWLELYRRFLNGQNFMPWFSRRRAVAEKEQLRLWRQARMVSDITLVMSRMSELEVVDLFNAIERFILEETILGKTCEKFKSDLLAVFNVIPEDVQQLLVLNPQRAALLNVEAS